The genomic interval ATCGACCAGGGTGCGGACCAGGGCGCCGCGGAGATCGTAGACGCGCAGGTCCGCAGCCATGTCTTGCGGCAGATCGAAGGCCAGGGTCGTGCGGGGGTTGAAGGGGTTGGGCCGGGATTCGTGCAGCGTCATCCGGATGACGAGCTCGGGCGGCGCGT from bacterium carries:
- a CDS encoding FlgD immunoglobulin-like domain containing protein → APPELVIRMTLHESRPNPFNPRTTLAFDLPQDMAADLRVYDLRGALVRTLVDADLPRGSHKATWDGCDASGRGMASGSYFARLEAGGRVETVRMSLVR